The Desulfobaccales bacterium genome includes a region encoding these proteins:
- a CDS encoding thiamine pyrophosphate-dependent enzyme has translation MSEKKPSFPRPLPSTHLLGTGTPMCAGCGGLQVLHEIYDLLGPKTVFVNAAGCLTLLAVYPFTPFRGGWLYTAMAAAPAGAQGVRDALDILISQGRLPPEENLEVVALTGDGAAYGMGLSATSSAIERGLDFLYLCYDNEGFGNTGQQYSEATPHAARTATSGGPRGFFGYKKDLFAIWAAHRPVYAATVVGAEIMDLARKVEKAKGLKGPRLILALAPCPTGWDFDPKETVEIGRLAVKTGIWPLKEYVDGRVVHTKIPHPRLPVEEYLRRQGRFAHLFQPVRQEELLRELQAQVAAYWAQVTG, from the coding sequence ATGAGCGAGAAAAAGCCGTCCTTCCCCAGGCCCTTGCCCTCCACCCACCTTCTGGGCACCGGCACCCCTATGTGCGCCGGCTGCGGCGGCCTGCAGGTGCTCCATGAAATCTACGATCTCCTGGGCCCCAAGACCGTCTTTGTCAACGCCGCCGGCTGCCTAACCTTGTTGGCGGTCTATCCCTTCACCCCCTTCCGGGGCGGCTGGCTCTACACTGCCATGGCCGCAGCCCCGGCCGGGGCCCAGGGGGTGCGGGATGCCCTGGACATCCTCATAAGCCAGGGCCGCCTGCCGCCGGAGGAGAACCTGGAGGTGGTGGCCCTGACCGGCGACGGCGCGGCCTACGGCATGGGGCTTTCCGCCACCTCCAGCGCCATCGAGCGGGGGCTGGATTTCCTTTACCTGTGCTACGACAACGAGGGCTTTGGCAACACCGGCCAGCAGTATTCCGAGGCCACGCCCCACGCCGCCCGCACCGCCACCAGCGGCGGACCCCGGGGGTTTTTCGGCTACAAAAAAGACCTCTTCGCCATCTGGGCGGCCCATCGGCCGGTGTATGCCGCCACCGTGGTGGGGGCGGAGATCATGGATCTGGCCCGCAAGGTGGAAAAGGCCAAGGGCCTCAAAGGCCCCCGGCTGATCCTGGCTCTAGCCCCTTGCCCCACGGGCTGGGACTTTGACCCTAAAGAGACGGTGGAGATCGGCCGGCTGGCGGTGAAAACCGGCATCTGGCCCCTGAAGGAGTATGTGGACGGCCGGGTGGTGCACACCAAAATCCCCCATCCCCGCCTGCCGGTGGAGGAATATTTAAGACGCCAGGGGCGCTTTGCCCACCTCTTTCAGCCGGTGCGCCAGGAGGAGCTGCTCCGGGAACTGCAGGCCCAGGTGGCTGCCTACTGGGCCCAGGTGACAGGCTAA
- a CDS encoding MauE/DoxX family redox-associated membrane protein: MPSPVTSWIVRLLSLGLGGLFVFAGLQKHLSPYEFTEAILAYELLSPSGAALTAAFLPWLEIVAGAVVALGALLPQWADSRSLAAMGHLRRGALLLLVLLTALFVVLLLVTMARGLKIACGCGLFFQRLVGPAALAEDLALLALAAWLYRRAR; encoded by the coding sequence ATGCCGTCTCCGGTCACCTCCTGGATCGTCCGCCTCCTGAGCCTGGGGCTGGGGGGCCTCTTTGTCTTTGCCGGCCTGCAGAAACACCTCTCCCCCTATGAGTTCACCGAGGCCATCCTGGCCTATGAGCTGCTCTCCCCCTCCGGCGCCGCCCTCACGGCCGCCTTCCTCCCCTGGCTGGAGATCGTCGCCGGCGCCGTGGTGGCCCTGGGGGCGCTCCTGCCCCAGTGGGCCGACTCCCGGAGCCTCGCCGCGATGGGGCACCTGCGCCGGGGGGCCCTGCTGCTCCTGGTGCTCCTCACCGCCCTGTTTGTGGTCCTCCTTCTGGTGACCATGGCCCGGGGCCTGAAGATCGCCTGTGGCTGCGGCCTCTTTTTCCAGCGGCTGGTGGGGCCGGCGGCCCTGGCCGAGGACCTGGCGCTGCTGGCCCTGGCCGCATGGCTCTACCGGCGGGCACGCTGA
- a CDS encoding rhodanese-like domain-containing protein produces the protein MQRNSPTGTSANNLGQDLAAGLVLLMISLAFGLLFQWPLVSAALRGEVTPLLAAQRQERRAQQFEGIPTPDLAETYRLWQEKVALFVDARPAPDYEELHIAGAVNLPPEAWERLTSPPLPADKDRPLLVYCSQESCDDALKLARRLKEAGYTRVMAYLGGFREWDEAGYPVDIVR, from the coding sequence ATGCAGAGAAATTCCCCCACCGGCACCTCAGCCAACAACCTGGGGCAGGATCTGGCCGCCGGCTTGGTGCTGCTGATGATCTCGCTGGCCTTCGGGCTCCTTTTCCAATGGCCTCTGGTCTCCGCCGCACTGCGGGGGGAGGTAACCCCCCTCCTGGCGGCCCAGCGCCAGGAGCGGCGGGCCCAGCAGTTTGAGGGCATCCCCACCCCGGATCTGGCGGAGACCTACCGCCTGTGGCAGGAGAAGGTGGCCCTGTTTGTGGATGCCCGGCCGGCTCCGGATTATGAGGAATTGCACATCGCCGGGGCGGTGAATCTGCCGCCGGAGGCCTGGGAGCGCCTCACCAGCCCCCCTCTCCCCGCGGACAAAGACCGGCCCCTCCTGGTCTATTGCAGTCAGGAGAGCTGCGACGATGCCCTGAAGCTGGCCCGCCGCCTGAAGGAGGCCGGCTACACCCGGGTGATGGCTTATTTGGGCGGCTTCCGGGAGTGGGACGAGGCCGGCTATCCCGTGGATATCGTCCGCTGA